GACCGGTCGGCTCGGCGGACCGGCGGGACCGACCTGCGTCTCCCCTCGATCATGCCGCCGAAACGCGGGTGCACGCAGCGGTGGAGGTCCGTGGTTGGGCCGTCAGGTCCACTCCCGGCGGGCGCCGAGGTTCCCCACCACCCCGTACACCAGGGCGGCGAGCCCGTAGTCCAGCACCAGCTGGAGGGTGGTCCCGGCGACCTGGAAGATGCCACGGGACCAGGCGGCCAGCCAGTCGGCGGCCTGCTCGATCCAGTGCACCACCGGGTTGCCGGTGTTGGCGCCGAGCAGGCGCAGCAGGATCCAGACGACCAGGACGGCGACGGCGGCGTTGGCGAGCACTCTCACTGCGACGAATAGTCCTCTCATGCCCTGTCGCCTTGCACCGAAAGGGAATTGCAAACTCCCCGGCGCCATCTTCGGCGGCGGACGACAGCGGTGGACGACAGCGGCCGTGGACGACGGCGGAGCACCCCGGCATGACTGCGCGGGGAGCGGGCAGGCGCCGGACAGCCCCCTCCCCTCCCGATCGGAGTGAACCCGGTGACACAGGTAGAGGAATCGATCGAAGTGGCCGTCCCCGTCTCCGTGGCCTACCGCCGGTGGACCCGGTTCGAGGACTTCCCGAGGTTCATGCCGGGCGTCGAGCGGATCGACCGGACGTCCCCCGAGCTGACCCACTGGGTGGTCAGGGTCGGCGGAAGCACCCGGGAGTTCGACGCCAGGATCACCGAGCAGATCCCGGACGAGCGGATCGCCTGGACCACCGTGTCCGGTGACCTGCACCAGGCGGGTGTGATCACCTTCCACCGGCTGGACGACGCCCGGACCAAGGTGATGCTGCAGCTCGCGCACGACCCGCACGGACTGGTCGAGACCGTCGGCGACAAGCTCGGCTTCGTGCACCGCCAGGCCATCGACGGCCTCCAGCACTTCAAGGACTTCGTCGAGTCGCGCGGCGCGGGGGCGGACGCCGGGCCCGGCCCGCTCTGACCTGGGACGACCTCCGGCGTACCCGGGACCCGGCCCGGCGGGGCCCGCTCGGGCGAAGGGACCGCCGCGCGGCGTACCGGTGGGACGGTCAGAGGATCGAGTGGTCGCGGACCCGGCCCGACAGGGAGGCCTCCGGGCCGGCCGTGGCCCGTTCCGGGTCCTGCTCCGAGGCGAACCGGCCGACCACCGGCGGCACCCGGTACCGGGCGGGGGCGCCGTAGCCGGGCTGGTCCCGGACCACCAGTCGGCGGTCGCAGAGGCGGTCGAGCAGGTCGTCAGCCTGGCGCGGCCCGAGGTCCAGCAGGGCGGCCGCCTGCTCCAGGGTGAAGCCGAAGGCGGGCAGGCCGCCGAGCAGGGCGGTGAACCGCAGGTCGTCCGGATGGGTGCCGTAGTGGCTGCGGAGCAGGCAGGTCCGCAGGTCCAGGTCGCCGACCGAGAGCTCGTCCAGGCAGAGCGGACCGTCCAGCAGGCCGGCCAGCCGGGCCAGGCTCCAGTGCGGGCGGGTGGCCAACCGGGTGCCGGCGATCCGGACGGCCAGCGGCAGGAACCCGCAGGCCCGCAGGATCCGGGCGGCGGACTCCGGCTCGGCCGCCACCCGGCGCCGGCCGGCGATCCGCCCGAGCAGCTCGATGCCCTCCTCGGGGCTGAACCCGCCGATCTCCACCAGCTGCGCGCCGGTGAGGCCGGAGAGCCGCGAGCAGCTGGTCACCAGGGTGGCGCAGGAGCCGGTGGTGGGCAGCAGCGGGCGGATCTGGGCCTCGTCCAGGGCGTTGTCGAGCAGGACGAGGATCCGCCGGCCGTGCAGCCGTTCGCGGTAGAGCCGGATCCGGTCCGCCACCGGCACGGGGACGTCCTCGCTGGGCAGGCCGGTCGCCCGCAGCAGGCCGGCCAGCGCGTCGGCGGGGTCGCGCGGGGTGCCGTCGGGCGCGCGCAGGTCGTGGTAGAGCAGGCCGCCGGAGAAGTGGTCCCCGGCGGTCCGGGCCACGCTGTTGAGCAGGGTCGACTTGCCGGCGCCGCCGGGCCCCGAGACGACCGCGAGAGTCCAGTCGGCGGGTCTCTGGGCCGGTCCGTCCTCCTCGGGGTGCAGGATCTCGCGCAGTCGCGCCGAGGCCTCCCGCCGCCCGACGAAGTCCGCCAGGCCCGGGGGTAACTGGCTCGTACTGCCCCTCAGTTGGATAGCCCGCGGCCGCCCGGCCAGTCCCGGCAGACCGACCTCACCGCGGCCCTCGATGACGGCCTGCTGGAGGCGCTGCAGGACGGCTCCGGGCTGCAGCCCGAGCTCCTCGGCCAGCAGCCGGCGGACGGCGTCGAAGACCATCAGCGCCTCCACCTGGCGGCCGGTGCGGTAGAGCGCGATCATCTGCTGGGCCCGCAGCCGCTCCCGGTAGGGGTGGACCTCCACCAGGGCGTCCAGGTCGGCCAGCGCCTCGAAGTACTGGCCGAGGCCGAGCCGGACGTCGATCGCCATCTCCGCGACGGCCAGGCGCCGTTCGGCCAGCCGTACGCTCTCCTGCTGGACCAGCGGCGAGCGCTCCATGCCGTCGAAGGGGTGTCCGCGCCAGAGCGTCAGGGCGCGCTGGAACAGCCGGTCGGCCTGCTCCGGCTCGCCCCGGCGGGCGGCGGCCGTCCCCTCGGCGGCGAGCGCCTCGAAGCGGGCCAGGTCGACCTCCTCCGGCGCGGCGGAGAGCAGGTAGCCGCCGGGGCGGCTGAGCACCCGCGGCCCGTCGCCGGGACTGACCAGCGCCTTGCGCAGGTAGTGGACGTTCACCTGCAGGTTCTTCGCGGCCGTGCGCGGCGGGTTCCCCCACCACAGGGCCTCGGTGAGGCGCGGCGTCGACACCGTGGTGTTGGCCCGGCAGAGCAGGGCCGCGAGCAGGAAGCGGAGTTTGCCCGATCCCAGATCCACGAGAGTTTCACCGACGTGCACTTCGAGCGGTCCGAGCACGCTGAACTCCATGGCGATCCCTCCCCGGGCATGGAACGGTCCGTGCGCGCCCCACCCCTGGGCGCGTCAACCGGCCTGTCATCATTGCGGCCTGACGGTATGTCGTCAACGGGCTGCGCAGCGTGGTGTGCGGCTGCCCGCACCGGCGGGAACACCAGGGCACGGCCGCCCCACCCACCACAGCCGGGACCGCCCCGGGCGGCCGCACCCGGGGTCGGCGCGGCTTCTCAGGGCCGGGCCGCGAGCGCCTCGGTGAGCGCCTGGAGCAGCCTGCGGCCGGCGTCCCGCCGTTCGGCCGGCAGGGCGGTGAAGGCCTGGACGAGGGCGACCACCTCGGTCAGCTCGGCGGAGCCCTCGCCGTGCAGCACCTGCCGGGCGCTGCGGGCGCGTTGCACCGTCGCGAGGGCGGCGGCCGCCTGGGCCGCGAACAGGCCGAGCCAGTCCAGGTCGCGCAGCGCGGACTGCCGCCGGACGTCGCGGTCCAGCACCTCCAGCACCCCGAGCACCCGGTCGCCGTGCAGCAGCGGCGCCGCCATCAGGGCGTCCGGCACGTACCGGGTGGACTCGGCGATGTCGCGGTCGAAGACCGGGCTCTGCGCGAGGTCGTCGACGATCACCGGCTCGGCGGACACCAGGACCCAGCCGGCGATGCCCCGGGCGGCCGGGAACCGGTTGCCGACCAGGAAGTCCTCGCCCTCCCCCGAGACCGCCTCGAAGACGAGTTCCTCGGTGCCGGGGTCCAGCCCGATGATCGAGGCGGCGCGGGCGCCGAAGACGCCGCGGGCCGCCTCCACCACGGACTGCAGCAACTCCCGGTGCCCGGTGTCGGAATCGGTGACGGCGAGGGCCGTGGCGAGCACGTCCTGGCGGTTCATGGGGCTCTCCTGACGTTCGCCGAGGTGAGATGCAGCAGGCTCTTGACCTGGAAGGGCGTCAGCCCCGGATGGTTGCCCAGGATCCGGGCGCAGAGGCCGGCCACGTGCGGGGTCGCGAAGCTGTTGCCGGTGCAGCGGCGGGTGCCGCCCTCCAGCCAGGCGACCGGGACTTCGACGCCCCGGGCGAAGAACTCCACCGGGGGCACCGGGTTGTAGAGCAGGTGCAGCGGGTCGGGCAGGTCGTGGCTGCCCACCGAGACCACCGAGGAGAACCGCCAGGGGAAGCTCTCCACCCGCAGGTTGTGCGCGGAGGCGACCAGCAGCGAGCCGGCGAAGTAGGCGGAGTCGGCGAGTTGGTGCAGTCGCAGCACGAAGTCCCGTTTGGTCGTGGACAGGCTCATGTTGATCACGTCGAAGCGCTGCTCCACCGCCCAGCGCAGGCCGGCCAGCAGGGCCTCCCCGGTGCCGGAGAGGCCGGAGCCGAGCACCCGCAGGCTGACCAGTTCGCAGTCCGGTGCCAGCGAGCGGATGATGCCGGCGCAGGCCGTGCCGTGGCCGCAGGTGTCGCCGATCTCGTCCACCTCCACCACCTGCTGCCCGTCCGGGCCGGTGCGGACGGCGAAGGACCCGTCGAGCCGGCCGACCTGCGGGTGGTCCGGCATCACGCCGCTGTCGAGCACGCAGACCCGGACGCCGGCGCCGGTTCCGGTGGCGGTGGCGAGCGGCTGGGGCGGCAGGGCGGGGCCCGGCCAGCGGCTGTCGAGGGTGAGCGGGACGTCGGCCAGGTCGGTGAGCCGCCAGGTGAGCGGTTCACCACCGGGGGACTTCCAGTGCGGGGTGGTCATCGCTGGCCGCCGTCCCGCAGGAGGGCCGCCCGCCGGGCGCCGACCAGGTGGCCCTTGCCGGTGAAGGCCCGCTCGGCCCGGTCGGCCACCGTCCGCGCGTGCACCGGGTCGCCGACCGCCAGCAGTACGGTCGCCCGGTTGAGCAGCGCCTGGGCCCGCCCGACCGGGGAGTCGGTGCTCTCGGCGAGCCGCACGGCCTCCGCCGCCAGGTCGGCGGCCCGGTCGTGCTGCCCTGCGGCGGCCGCCAGCCGGGCCCGGACGGCCTGGTGCTCGGCCCGTTGGAGGGGTGAGTCGCCGGCCCCGGCCCGGACGGCGTCCGCCAGGGTCTCGGCCTCGGCGTGCCGCCCCTGGTCGAGCAGCAGCGCGGCCAGGGTGTCGGCGGCCGTGGCGTGGGTGTCCGGGTCGCCGGAGGCCACGGCGAGCGCGCAGGCCCGGCGCAGCCGCTCCTCGGCGGCGGCGGGCGAGCCGGCCAGCGCCTCCACCAGTCCGCCGAAGGTCTGGATCGCCGCCTGCGGCACCGCCACCCCGAGGTCCTCCGCGATCCGTTCGGCCTCGGCCACCAGGGCCCGGGCTTCGGTGAAGTCGCCGCCCATGGCCAGCAGGACCGCCAGCGGGCAGCAGAGCGCAGCCCGGACGGCCCGGCGGCCCGCCGCGTGCCCGGCCAGCAGCTCCCGGCAGCGGGCGACGGCGGCGGGCACCGGCTCCGGGCCGAGCCAGAGGGTGACGGCGAGCCCGCCGAGGGCGGTCGCCTGTTCCAGCACCGCGCCGGCCCGGCCGCCGCTGGCCAGGGCGGCCTCGAAGTGGCCGGCCGCCTCGACGTAGCGGCCACGGGCCTGCCGGCCGTGCGCCACGTAGAGCCTGGCCCGGGACTGGCCGAGTTCGTCGGCGGCCGCGGTGAAGACGGGCAGCAGCTCGCGGGCGGTCTCGACCAGGGGCTCCAGGCCGGTCTCGGGGACGGCCAGGTAGGCCAGGTGCAGCCGGGCGTGGGCCGCCGGGCACGGGTCGGGCTCGACCTCGGCGGCGGACCCGGCGGGACCGGACCCGGTAGTCGCGCAGGGGCCGGGGAGGGCGCAACCGGCCGGGTCGGGGACGCCGGTCGCGGACCGGCCCGGGAGGGCGGAACCGGCCGTGTCGGCGAGGGCGGAACCGGCCTGGCCGGCGGGCGCCTCCGCCAGCAGTCCGAGCAGCAGGTCGCGGGCCGGTCCGGCCGCCCCGGTGGCGATCAGCGCCTCGGCCAGCCGGAGCCGGGCCGCACTGCGGTCCGGGGTGCCGGGCTGCGCCAGGTCCGCGGCCTGGGAGAGGAGTTCGGCGGCCCAGGAGCACTCGCCGCGGGCCAGTGCCCGCTCCCCCGCCGTCAGCAGGTGCCGCGCCGCGCCCGCACCCAGCCGGGCCAGCCCCTGCCGGTCGGAGCCGAGGTCCCGGTGGTGGCGGTGGGCCTCCGCGAGGTGGCGGCCCACCAGCTCGTGGCGGACCGGCTCGTCGGCGGCCAGCCGGCCGGCGTACGCCTCGTGCAGGGCCGCCCGGCGGCGCTTGGGCAGGCCCGCGTAGCAGACCTCGCGGACCAGCAGGTGGACGAAGCGGTACCCGGCGGTGCCGGGCCGCCGCCCGGCCGGCTCGACCAGCCGCCGGCGCAGCAGCGCCTGCAGGACGGGCGCCAGCTGGTCCCGCTGCTCCCCGGCGCCGGCCCGGGCGCCGTCACTCGGGGCGCCCTCACTCGGGACGTCCTCACTCGGGGCGTCGTCCCGCAGGGCGGTGTCCTGCAGGCCGACGTCCCGCAGGCCCGGGACGGTGAACTCGCGTCCGATCACCGAGGCGTGCTCCAGCACCTCGCGCTCGGCCCGCGGCAGGCGGTCGAGCCGGGCCTCCAGCAGGGCCTGGACGGTCGGCGGCAGTTCGTCCGCCGTGCCACCGTCCGCCAGCACGGCGACCAGCTGCTCGGCGAAGAGCGGGTTGCCCTCGGCCGCCGCCGCGACCCGGCGGACGGTGCCGGCCTCGCTGTGCGCCGTCACCTCGGCGCAGGATCCGACCAGCTCCTCGCAATCGGCCGGCGACAGCGGGCCCAGCACCAGGGAGGTCGCCGACAGCTTCGCCCCGCCCCAGCCCGGGCGGACGTCCAGCAGGTCGAGCCGGGCCAGGCAGAGCAGCAGCAGCGGGGCGCCGGCCGTCCAGTCCGCCAGATGGTCGATCAGGTCCAGCAGGGTCGGCTGCGCCCACTGCAGGTCGTCGAAGACCAGGGTCACGGGCCGTACCTCGCCCAGTGCCTGGAGCAGCAGGCCGGTGGCCCAGAAGGTGTCCTCGGTCGCGGCGCCCGTCCCGTCCAGCACGGCTCCCAGCAGCGCCACGGCGGCCGGGGCACCCTCCTGGCCGTCCAGCAGCGCGCGCAGCGCGGCCCGTTCGGCGGCGGGACCGGCGGGACCGGCGGGCTCCGCCCCGTCGGCGGGGCCGCCCGGGAGTGCGCCCATCGCCTGCCGCAGCAGCTCCGCCAGCGTCTGCAGGGAGCCGGCGCCGCCGTACGGGTGGCAGCGGCTGACCGCGACCGCGCCGCCGCCCTCGCGCAGCCCGGCGAGGAACTCGGCCACCAGCCGGGACTTGCCCACGCCCGGATCGCCGAGCAGGGTGAACAGGTGGCAGCCACGCTGGGTGACGGAGCGTTCGCGGGCCAGCTCCAGCTGGTGCAGCTCGTCGCGGCGGCCGATCAGCCGGGCGCTGCCGGGCCGGGCGGCGGCCTGCGGGTCCGGCTGCACGCCGGTCAGCCGCCAGACCGCCAGCGGCCGGGACTTCCCCTTCACGGTGAGCGGTTCGACCGGCTCCGCGGTGATCTCGGGCGCGGCCACCCGGTGGCTGACCGTGCCCAGCAGGATCCCGCCGTCGGGGGCGTGCTGTTCGAGCCGGGCCGCGACGTTGACGGTGTCGCCGGAGACCATCGCATGACCGTCGCCGAACTCCCGGGACCAGAGCACCTCACCGGTGTTCACCCCGATCCGCAGCCGCAGTCGCACCCGCAGCGCGGGGTCCAGGCCGGCGTTGAGCTCGTCCATCGCCTGCTGCATGTCCCAGGCGGCCCGGACGCCCCGCAGGACGTCGTCCTCACGCACCCGGGGCACCCCGAAGACCGCCATCACGGCGTCGCCGATGAATTTCTCGACGGTGCCGCCGTGGTGCTCCAGGCAGTCGCGCATCAAGGTGTAGTAGCGCAGCATGACCTCGCGCAGCGCCTCCGGGTCCAGTCGCTCGGCCAGCTCGGTCGAGCCGGCCAGGTCGGCGAAGACCACGGTGACGGTGCGCCGGGCGCGGACGGGCCGGGCCGCCGCCTCCAGCGGGCGTCCGCAGGCCATGCAGAAGCGGGCGCCCGGCGCGTTCTGCCCGGTGCACGAGGGGCACTCCATGGTCGCCCTCCTGAGGGTCTGGGCCCGGACGGCCGCACGCGAGGGGCGGGCGGGCGGCGGGTGTCGGGAAGGGGCGGGTGTCGGGAAGGGGCGGGACGTCGAGCGGACGGACGGGATCTCGGGGATCGGGGGTTCCGGGCCGGCAGGCACAGCCCTCAGAAGAAGAGCCCGCCCACCATCAGGTGCGCCTGCACCTCCGGGCCGGCCTCCGCCAGCCGCAGGCCGACGCCGGCGAGCACCGCGACCTCGTCGGCCGACAGGGCTGCCAGCACCGCGCGCTGGCCGTCGGTCAGCTCGTCGATCGGGAAGCCCGACGCGGCCAGCACGTCGAGCGGGGCGTCGGGGGTGCCGGGTGCCTCGGGAGCGTCGGCGATGTCGGGGGCTTGGAGGGCGTCGTCCATGGTCGGCCCGTTCCTTTCTCACTCCGGGGGTGCCGTACCGGCGCGGGCCGCGGGGCCCGCGCCGGTACGACCGCTTGCCGACGGATCGGTTACCAGACCACTCCGCCGGTGGTGTTGGAGTCCTGGCTGTGGGCGGCCACGTCGCCGTCCAGCCGGGACTTGATCGAGTTGATGACCTCGACCTCCTCCGGGGACAGGTGGGCGATCACCGCCAGCTGCTCCTCGCTCGCCCCCTCGAAGCTGTGGCCGCTCGCGGCGAGAGCCGCAATCGAGTCGAATGCCATGTCCGTTCTCCTTCTCGTGAGGTACCTGACGACGTCACAGGTTCGGCATGTCCTACGGTTGTTCGTGGCGCACCGGGAGCGACCGGGGCCGGACGGTGGTGCGGCAGACCCCCTGCCGCACCACCACCCCGGCGCCGCGGTCACCGGCGGGCACTACCAGACGAGGCCGCCGACGGTGTCGCTCGGGGGCGCCACCGAGTGGGCCGCGACCTCGCCGTCCAGGCGCGACTTGATCGAGTTGATGACCTCGACCTCCTCCGGGGACAGGTTGGCGATCACCGCCAGCTGCTCCTCGCTCGCCCCCTCGAAGCTGTGGCCGTTCGCCGCCAGGGCCTCGACCGACTCGTTCGCCATGTCTACCTTCTTCCGTGATCCGTACTGACGCCCCGGCCCGACCGGTCGGCCCGGCCTCGCGTCGTCTGCGGAGCCCGCCAGCGCGGGCCTTTCGGGGGTGCCGGCCGCCTCGGGGGCGCCGGCTGGTTCAGGGGTTCCGGGCGGGTCAGGGGTACCGGCCGGCCCGGGGGCCTCGCCGGCGTCGTCCGCGGGGACCGGCCCGGTACCGTCCGCGGCACCGGGGTCGTCCCCCGGGTCGTCCGCCGGCCCGTCCACGTCCGCCGGTCGCAGCCGGAGGAACACCGCGCCCAGGACGGCCAGTCCGGTGCCGGCGCCGGCCAGCACCCAGCCCAGGCCGATCCAGACCGCCAGGGCGGCCCCGACCAGCGGTGCCGAGATCTGCAGCACCGTGGGCACGATGTTCACCACCGTGCTGACCCGCCCCATCAGCTCCTGCGGCGTGGCCCGCTGCACCAGGTAGAGGAAGACCACCAGGATCCCGGTGGAGCAGAGCCCGATCCCGACCGCCACCGGCAGCCAGAGCGGCGGGGCCATCCGGAAGCCGGTCAGCACCGCGGCGCCGATCAGGGCGATCAGGACGCCGGTGGCCGCCTGCGAGGTGGCCAGCAGGGTGAAGGCGTTCCAGCGCTGCCCCCACTGGCCGACCAGGACCGTCCCGGCGACCGCGCCGGCGGCGACCGCCGCGATGGCCGGTCCGTACAGGGACTTGGAGATCCCGAGCTGCACCAGGACCAGCGGTGAGAGGGTGTCGAAGGCCAGGACCAGGAAGATGGTGGCGGAGAGGCTGCCGATCGCGATCAGCAGGACCCGGTTGCCGAGCACGAAGGTGATGCCCTCGCGCAGTTCGTGGCGGAAGCCGGTCCGGCCGGCCGGTTCGGCCGCGGTGTCCTGGTACGTGTCCCCGGCGGCCGGTTCGGCGCGGCCCCGCGAGCGGGCCGGCAGCCGGAGCCGGGACAGGATCAGGGCCGAGAGCAGGAAGGTCGCGGCGTCCACCACGAAGGCGCCCTGCGGGCTGGTCACGGCGAGCAGCACACCGCCCAGCGCCGGTCCGGCGATCTTGCAGACCTGGGTGACGAAGCCGCTGAGCGAATTCGCCGCCAGCAGCGCCGACTTCGGCACCACCAGGGTGACGGTCGACTGCTGGGCCGGCACGAACAGCGTGCTGACCGCCACCTTGGCGACCACCAGCACCACCAGCACCGGGAGGTTCGGCGCCAGCAGGTAGCCGAGCACCAGGGCGGCCCGGGCCAGATCGCAGCCGATCATCACCTGCTTCTGCGGGAGCCGGTCGGCCCAGACCCCGGCGAAGGGCGCCACCAGCATCCACGGGACGGCGGCCGCCGCCGAGACCACGGCCAGACCGCCCGCGCCGGCCTGCCACTGGTAGGCCACCAGGGAGATCAGCGCGACGAAGTCGATCCAGTCGCCGAAGCTGGAGAGCAGCTGGCCGCCGAAGAGCAGCCGGTACTGACGGTGGTTCAGTGCGGACAGGAATCCGGATCGGGGCATCGCGGCCGCCTCCCGGTCAGACCGGCCGGGCGGCGGGGCCGGTGCCCGCGACGGGCGCGGGCGGGGCCTCGGGCACGGTGGCGAGCAGTTCCTCGAAGAGGACGGTGGTGGTCTGCAGGGTGTGCAGGGCGCTCACCCCGATCGCCGTGTGGTGCTCCGGGCCGAGCGGCAACTCGTCCAGGAGGCAGAGGAGTTCGTCGCGGTGCCGGACGTCGAGGGTGGCGTGCCGGTGCAGCGTCCGGAACCCCTCGACCGGGTAGCCGGTGCGCTCCCGCAGGTAGCCGGTGAGCTGCGGCGACGGCGGGTAGCCCTCCAGCACGGCGATGTGGCCGAGCAGGCAGACCGGGTGGTGGTGGCGGATCCAGTAGTACTGCGCGCCGACCAGGTTGGCCACGGCCGTGCCGGGCATCGCGCTCAGCAGGGTGTCCGGGTCCTGGCCGATCGCCGCCAGATCCTCCCGCACCCAGTCGTCGTGGCCGCGCTCCTCGCGCCGGTGCTTGGTCAGGTAGCCGACCAGGCCGGCCGCCACCGGGTCGGCGGAGGCGAGCGCCTCGGACCGTTCCAGGGCCAGCTCCATCAGCGGCACGGTGGCGCGGATGGCGGTGTGCAGCAGCCGCAGGTAGCGCGGGTAGAGCTCGGCCACCGACGGGGAGGTCCACAGTCGCGAGGTGAGGGCGGAGAAGCCGGGCATCAGCAGCCCGATCTTGGCCCGGACCAGCTCGCTGTTGCCGCGGGCGGCGCCGGACGGCCCGGCCGCGGTGGCCGGCCGCGCGGGCGGTGTGACGGTACTCATCGATGCGCTCCCCTTCCCACCAGGTCGATCGCGCTGAGCAGCAGGTCGTCCTGCTCGGGGACGACCCGCCTGGTCATCGCCCAGCAGAGCCCGCAGATGTCGGCGAACTCGCGGTCCGCCAGATCGGTGAAGCGCGGGTGCGCGGTCAGCGCTCCGCCGCCGGCCGTGCCCATCGCACGGTAGAGCGGGTTCTGCTGGAGCTCCTCCACGGCGCGGCCGACCTCCTCGCCGCTGGCGCAGTCCCGCCGCAGCGCGGCCGGCCCGCCGCCCATCAGGACGGTCTCGTTGCAGCAGGCGGTGACCCGGCCGTCGTAGCGGATCACCGGTGAGATCACCAGTTCGCAGGCGCCGAGGGCCCGCCCGGGCACCCGCTGGGGGCGCTCGAAGATCGCCGCACCGCGTCCGTGCGGGAGCCCCTGGGTCGCGACCAGTTCGGCGTACCGGGCCCAGCCGGCGCCGAAGGCCTGGACGAGCAGTTCCTCGGCCCGCCCGAGCGCGTCGCCCTGGTCGACCACCTGGACGACGATCGGCAGGTCGTGGCCGGCGATCGTGCGGGCCGCGCCGGTGAAGCGCTCGGGGCCGGTGCCGGCCTCGTGGTAGGCGTCGGTGCTGAGGTAGACGCAGCGGCAGCGCGCCAGCACCTCGTGGATCCAGCGCGGCGGGTCGGCGGCCCGGCCCCAGACGCCGCTGGTGTAGACGACCAGGTCCTTGCCCGCCTCGGTGATCCGCCGGGCGGCGTACGTGAGGCCCCGTCGCTCGACGAAGGGCTCGCCGCCGGAAACGCCGATCATGGTGCGCAGCGGGTCGGCGCTGAGCCGGTCGACGATCTGCTCGAAGAGGTCGAAGTCGGTGATCCGGGGGCTGTCCGGCCGGGAGTCCACCGAGCAGTGGCCGCAGCCGACCGGGCAGCGGTCGGTGATGAAGAGCAGGGCGGTGGCGCCGCGGGTCTGCCGGATGCGGTTGATCTCCGCGTGGGTCAGCCGGTCCATGCGAGGTCCTGCCGGGAGGCGTCGCGGTGCCCGGCCGGGGTCCGCGGCGGGGTGTCCCCGAGGGTGATCAGGTCGGCGTAGCCGGGCACCCCGAAGCGGCGTGCGAAGCCCAGCGGGCCGGCGTCCACCGAGACCTTCTCCACCGCGTCCCGGACGGCGATGGTGGACGGCAGCAGGGTCAGCGCCTGCACCCCCTCCTTCACCCCCGGCGTGGTGGAGAGCTTCCAGCAGGTCTGGCAGTAGCCGTCGCAGCCGTCCTGCCCCCCGAAGCGCTCCGCCAGGTACTCCGGACCGTAGGTGCGGATCGCCCCCACCATCGGGGACTCCAGGGCCTTGCGCTTGACGGTGTCCCAGTCGTCCCGGGCGATGTGACCGAGGAAGAGGTGGGCGGGCAGCGGCACCTTGCCGTCCATCACGTCCTGGTTGCCGCACGAGGTCACCTGGCCGTTGAAGCCGATGACGGGCCAGCAGGCCAGCGTGCAGGGCGCGGCGGTGGCGGGGTAGGCGGCCTGCGGGCGGGTCTCCATCCACTCCCGGGCGCGGCCCACCGGGGACAGCGGCACCACCAGCATCGGCACCCGGTCGGCGAACTC
The sequence above is a segment of the Kitasatospora sp. NBC_00240 genome. Coding sequences within it:
- a CDS encoding SRPBCC family protein, producing MTQVEESIEVAVPVSVAYRRWTRFEDFPRFMPGVERIDRTSPELTHWVVRVGGSTREFDARITEQIPDERIAWTTVSGDLHQAGVITFHRLDDARTKVMLQLAHDPHGLVETVGDKLGFVHRQAIDGLQHFKDFVESRGAGADAGPGPL
- a CDS encoding AfsR/SARP family transcriptional regulator, which produces MEFSVLGPLEVHVGETLVDLGSGKLRFLLAALLCRANTTVSTPRLTEALWWGNPPRTAAKNLQVNVHYLRKALVSPGDGPRVLSRPGGYLLSAAPEEVDLARFEALAAEGTAAARRGEPEQADRLFQRALTLWRGHPFDGMERSPLVQQESVRLAERRLAVAEMAIDVRLGLGQYFEALADLDALVEVHPYRERLRAQQMIALYRTGRQVEALMVFDAVRRLLAEELGLQPGAVLQRLQQAVIEGRGEVGLPGLAGRPRAIQLRGSTSQLPPGLADFVGRREASARLREILHPEEDGPAQRPADWTLAVVSGPGGAGKSTLLNSVARTAGDHFSGGLLYHDLRAPDGTPRDPADALAGLLRATGLPSEDVPVPVADRIRLYRERLHGRRILVLLDNALDEAQIRPLLPTTGSCATLVTSCSRLSGLTGAQLVEIGGFSPEEGIELLGRIAGRRRVAAEPESAARILRACGFLPLAVRIAGTRLATRPHWSLARLAGLLDGPLCLDELSVGDLDLRTCLLRSHYGTHPDDLRFTALLGGLPAFGFTLEQAAALLDLGPRQADDLLDRLCDRRLVVRDQPGYGAPARYRVPPVVGRFASEQDPERATAGPEASLSGRVRDHSIL
- a CDS encoding GAF domain-containing protein, which translates into the protein MNRQDVLATALAVTDSDTGHRELLQSVVEAARGVFGARAASIIGLDPGTEELVFEAVSGEGEDFLVGNRFPAARGIAGWVLVSAEPVIVDDLAQSPVFDRDIAESTRYVPDALMAAPLLHGDRVLGVLEVLDRDVRRQSALRDLDWLGLFAAQAAAALATVQRARSARQVLHGEGSAELTEVVALVQAFTALPAERRDAGRRLLQALTEALAARP
- a CDS encoding S8 family serine peptidase → MTTPHWKSPGGEPLTWRLTDLADVPLTLDSRWPGPALPPQPLATATGTGAGVRVCVLDSGVMPDHPQVGRLDGSFAVRTGPDGQQVVEVDEIGDTCGHGTACAGIIRSLAPDCELVSLRVLGSGLSGTGEALLAGLRWAVEQRFDVINMSLSTTKRDFVLRLHQLADSAYFAGSLLVASAHNLRVESFPWRFSSVVSVGSHDLPDPLHLLYNPVPPVEFFARGVEVPVAWLEGGTRRCTGNSFATPHVAGLCARILGNHPGLTPFQVKSLLHLTSANVRRAP
- a CDS encoding adenylate/guanylate cyclase domain-containing protein; protein product: MECPSCTGQNAPGARFCMACGRPLEAAARPVRARRTVTVVFADLAGSTELAERLDPEALREVMLRYYTLMRDCLEHHGGTVEKFIGDAVMAVFGVPRVREDDVLRGVRAAWDMQQAMDELNAGLDPALRVRLRLRIGVNTGEVLWSREFGDGHAMVSGDTVNVAARLEQHAPDGGILLGTVSHRVAAPEITAEPVEPLTVKGKSRPLAVWRLTGVQPDPQAAARPGSARLIGRRDELHQLELARERSVTQRGCHLFTLLGDPGVGKSRLVAEFLAGLREGGGAVAVSRCHPYGGAGSLQTLAELLRQAMGALPGGPADGAEPAGPAGPAAERAALRALLDGQEGAPAAVALLGAVLDGTGAATEDTFWATGLLLQALGEVRPVTLVFDDLQWAQPTLLDLIDHLADWTAGAPLLLLCLARLDLLDVRPGWGGAKLSATSLVLGPLSPADCEELVGSCAEVTAHSEAGTVRRVAAAAEGNPLFAEQLVAVLADGGTADELPPTVQALLEARLDRLPRAEREVLEHASVIGREFTVPGLRDVGLQDTALRDDAPSEDVPSEGAPSDGARAGAGEQRDQLAPVLQALLRRRLVEPAGRRPGTAGYRFVHLLVREVCYAGLPKRRRAALHEAYAGRLAADEPVRHELVGRHLAEAHRHHRDLGSDRQGLARLGAGAARHLLTAGERALARGECSWAAELLSQAADLAQPGTPDRSAARLRLAEALIATGAAGPARDLLLGLLAEAPAGQAGSALADTAGSALPGRSATGVPDPAGCALPGPCATTGSGPAGSAAEVEPDPCPAAHARLHLAYLAVPETGLEPLVETARELLPVFTAAADELGQSRARLYVAHGRQARGRYVEAAGHFEAALASGGRAGAVLEQATALGGLAVTLWLGPEPVPAAVARCRELLAGHAAGRRAVRAALCCPLAVLLAMGGDFTEARALVAEAERIAEDLGVAVPQAAIQTFGGLVEALAGSPAAAEERLRRACALAVASGDPDTHATAADTLAALLLDQGRHAEAETLADAVRAGAGDSPLQRAEHQAVRARLAAAAGQHDRAADLAAEAVRLAESTDSPVGRAQALLNRATVLLAVGDPVHARTVADRAERAFTGKGHLVGARRAALLRDGGQR
- a CDS encoding aroma-sacti cluster domain-containing protein, yielding MDDALQAPDIADAPEAPGTPDAPLDVLAASGFPIDELTDGQRAVLAALSADEVAVLAGVGLRLAEAGPEVQAHLMVGGLFF
- a CDS encoding aroma-sacti cluster domain-containing protein, yielding MAFDSIAALAASGHSFEGASEEQLAVIAHLSPEEVEVINSIKSRLDGDVAAHSQDSNTTGGVVW